The Psychrobacter raelei genome contains the following window.
TATATAGTTCCACTAGCCATTCCTCTTCTCTTATTTAATACTAACCTACAATCCTTAGTAAAGGAAAGTTGGAAGCTTTTATTACTTTTTCTAGTATCTTCCATGGCGACAATGGTCGGCGCCGTATTGGGGTTTCTGGTATTACGTAATTATATACCCGAGTTAGATAAGATTAGCGGCATGATCTCAGCTTCTTATAGTGGAGGTGGTGTCAACTATGCAGCTATGTCTGCTAAACTAGCGCCAACAGAAAGTATAAATGCTGCAACGATTGTTGCAGATAACATGATGATGGCTACCTATTTCTTAGTGTTAATTGCTATAGCAAGTATGCCATTTGTAAGGCGTGTTTGGGGTTCCCCCCATACTGATGCTGTAGAAAATGATCTTAGCACATCAAAATCTCAAACCCTATCTGAAGCTTATTGGAAACCCAACTTAATTTCTTTAAAAGACATAGCAATTAACTTGGCTGCATCCATGGTAATAGTTTTGATTTCTTTTAAATTTTCTGCTTTTTTGAAGGTCCTATTAGGAGATAGTGATAATATTTTTATGGATTTAATCATAAACTTAATTACAGATAAATACTTATTACTTACCACAATTACATTTATTATTGTATCTTTATGTAAAAGTTCATTTGAAAAATTAAATGGTAGTCAGGAGCTGGGGACTTACTGTATTTACCTATTTTTTATAGTGATTGGTATCCCTGCATCTATAGGATTAATTATAACTAATGCTCCTTTATTATTTGTATTCGTGCTTATCGTTGCTTTAGTCAACCTGATAATAACTATGGGTGTTGGTAAAATCTTTAAATTTAATATTGAAGAAGTAGTTTTAGCTTGTAACGCTAATATCGGAGGTCCTACTACAGCTGCCGCTTTAGCAATAAGCCGAGGATGGACTAAGCTAGTTGGACCTATCATGGTAATAGGAACTGTAGGCTATGTTATTGGCAACTACTTAGGAACTATAGTTTATTTCATAGTAACTCAATTAGGCTAATAAATATAAGCTCCCTAAATAAAAAAGCTTGCCACCAATTTGTGACAAGCTTTTTTTGAGCCTATTTAAAGTAAGCCGATTTCAAAAATAAATGTTGGTATTATTGTTGGTATAAAAACCCACGGTTGGTATTGCCTGACTATTTAAACAAGCCATTTTAATTTAATAATAGTTATTTATAGCCAGTGCTTTAAAAACAGATATATGGCCGTTTTCGCGGCTCTAATATGTACCGCTTGTCTGTCCCCAATAAGCTCACGTTCAATAATAGATATGTTGCCATCAATGCACAAAGCGATATAAAACCTCTTAGCACTTCTACCTGAGGCAACTTGCGTGGCCGGCAAGTCATGGCAGTGGAATAAACCGATGGCATTAGCCAGCTGATGATCCTCAATAAACTGCATGAACTGCTCATTTACCATAGGCTCAGTTAACGGCGGTGCAGCAAACTTGGTCACACTTAGTGTCACATTATCATGCTCATCATCGCAGCTAAGTAGCCTATGACTCAGATAAGCATTGGTATTCACCTCCAAAACACCAAAATCTTTGAGGTTATGACGGCTTAATGTCTGCTCTAAGCTTTCATTTTGCTCACTATATAAGTGCTCAGCTAAGCGCTGTTTTATACGTTGCACGGTAGGCGCAAAGTCATGCTCGGCCTCCTCTGCACTATTAGCCTTCACACTCAAACGCACGGTTATCTCACCAATGCCCGCATAAGGCGCCAAAGACACTTTGCCTTGGCTACTAATTAAGTCCTTGAGTCTATCCTCTACAGCCGACTCGCCGATACCGCCAAATTTCAAGTACTTTGAATACAGTTTACGGCGCTCACCCAGTAACTGATCGAGCCATGGCTTCAGCTCATGCTCAAACATATACGCCATCTCTCGAGGTGGCCCTGGTATCACTGCATAATAGGTTGCGTTGTACTGATGCACAAAACCCACGGCCAGACCCACTTCATTTTTTAATAAATG
Protein-coding sequences here:
- a CDS encoding DUF819 domain-containing protein, which gives rise to MQTLIDPNDHLALWTFVMVAATSAIFIEQRFKWASKVPGAVIALLIAIAASNLNIIPTDAPTYDIVWGYIVPLAIPLLLFNTNLQSLVKESWKLLLLFLVSSMATMVGAVLGFLVLRNYIPELDKISGMISASYSGGGVNYAAMSAKLAPTESINAATIVADNMMMATYFLVLIAIASMPFVRRVWGSPHTDAVENDLSTSKSQTLSEAYWKPNLISLKDIAINLAASMVIVLISFKFSAFLKVLLGDSDNIFMDLIINLITDKYLLLTTITFIIVSLCKSSFEKLNGSQELGTYCIYLFFIVIGIPASIGLIITNAPLLFVFVLIVALVNLIITMGVGKIFKFNIEEVVLACNANIGGPTTAAALAISRGWTKLVGPIMVIGTVGYVIGNYLGTIVYFIVTQLG
- a CDS encoding CinA family nicotinamide mononucleotide deamidase-related protein → MKAEIIAVGTEILLGQIVNTNAQYMAEVLADLGVDVYFQGVVGDNMARIQEALKIASERSDLVVCCGGLGPTEDDLTKDAVAEFTGAKLVIDKEAEAKIMQLFKDGSESLITANKRQANTIEGSHLLKNEVGLAVGFVHQYNATYYAVIPGPPREMAYMFEHELKPWLDQLLGERRKLYSKYLKFGGIGESAVEDRLKDLISSQGKVSLAPYAGIGEITVRLSVKANSAEEAEHDFAPTVQRIKQRLAEHLYSEQNESLEQTLSRHNLKDFGVLEVNTNAYLSHRLLSCDDEHDNVTLSVTKFAAPPLTEPMVNEQFMQFIEDHQLANAIGLFHCHDLPATQVASGRSAKRFYIALCIDGNISIIERELIGDRQAVHIRAAKTAIYLFLKHWL